Proteins found in one Planctomycetes bacterium MalM25 genomic segment:
- the gltP_2 gene encoding Proton glutamate symport protein, whose product MPLHLRILIGMALGLVAGAVSVAFGFEWLVIDWIKPFGQIFIKALKMIAVPLIIASLVKGVSDMRDLGRLSALGGRTVALYLATTVVAVTTGLLVVNLVGPGHAIDEATRNQLAEASAGAAGAKIELAEQTKSQGPLQPLIDVVPDNVFAAASSNGSMLQVIFFVLLFGVGLVLTPDEKSAPVKAFFDGLNEVVLRLIDLIMLAAPVGVFALLAALVAETPSWDVFRALLLYSLCVVAGLAVLIFGVYPGLVVAFTGKGYGEFFRGISPAQLLAFSTSSSAATLPVTMERVEEHLGVDEEVTSFVLPIGATVNMDGTSLYQAVAAVFIAQAFGIDLTLGDQLSIVVTATLASIGTAAVPSAGIVMLVIVLGTIKVPEEGIALIFAVDRVLDMCRTVANVTGDATVATLVAKSVGLLGEPKERVLEGPEN is encoded by the coding sequence ATGCCACTGCATCTCCGCATCCTGATCGGGATGGCCCTCGGCCTCGTCGCGGGCGCCGTGTCCGTGGCATTCGGCTTCGAGTGGCTGGTGATCGACTGGATCAAGCCGTTCGGTCAGATCTTCATCAAGGCGCTGAAGATGATCGCCGTACCGCTGATCATCGCTTCGCTCGTGAAGGGCGTGTCGGACATGCGGGATCTGGGGCGGCTCTCTGCACTCGGTGGCAGGACCGTGGCGCTCTATCTGGCGACGACCGTCGTCGCCGTGACGACCGGCCTGCTGGTCGTGAACCTCGTCGGCCCGGGGCACGCCATCGATGAAGCGACGCGCAACCAGCTCGCCGAGGCCTCCGCCGGCGCCGCGGGGGCGAAGATCGAGCTCGCCGAACAGACGAAGAGCCAAGGCCCGCTCCAGCCGCTCATCGACGTGGTCCCCGACAACGTCTTCGCCGCCGCCAGCAGCAACGGCTCGATGCTCCAGGTCATTTTCTTCGTGCTGCTGTTCGGCGTCGGGCTGGTGCTCACGCCCGACGAGAAGTCCGCCCCCGTGAAGGCGTTCTTCGACGGGCTCAACGAAGTGGTCCTGCGTCTGATCGACCTGATCATGCTGGCCGCCCCGGTCGGCGTGTTCGCGTTGCTCGCCGCGCTCGTGGCGGAGACCCCCTCGTGGGACGTCTTCCGAGCGCTGCTTCTCTACAGCCTGTGCGTCGTCGCCGGTTTGGCGGTGCTGATCTTCGGCGTCTACCCGGGGCTCGTCGTCGCGTTCACGGGGAAGGGGTACGGCGAGTTCTTCCGCGGCATCAGCCCGGCCCAACTGTTGGCGTTTAGCACGAGCAGCTCCGCGGCGACCCTGCCGGTCACGATGGAGCGCGTCGAGGAGCACCTCGGTGTGGATGAGGAGGTCACGAGCTTCGTGCTGCCGATCGGCGCCACCGTGAACATGGACGGCACCAGCCTCTACCAGGCGGTGGCGGCCGTCTTCATCGCGCAGGCGTTCGGCATCGACCTGACGCTCGGCGACCAGCTGTCGATCGTCGTCACGGCCACGCTCGCCTCGATCGGCACGGCGGCCGTCCCCAGCGCGGGGATCGTGATGCTGGTGATCGTGCTGGGCACCATCAAGGTTCCCGAGGAGGGCATCGCCCTGATCTTCGCCGTCGACCGCGTGCTCGACATGTGCCGCACCGTGGCGAACGTCACCGGCGACGCGACCGTGGCGACCCTGGTGGCCAAGAGCGTGGGGCTGCTGGGCGAGCCGAAGGAGCGGGTGCTGGAGGGGCCGGAGAATTGA
- a CDS encoding SnoaL-like domain protein: MKKLFLAALLAAVGAPAASAQTTDSPIKQRIGAYLDAFNSGDAAAVAAFWAEDAVSLNEETGERLTGRAALLEDFKAFFADNPGAKLTGQVDHVRKVTDNVAIAEGVATVYLPDADPAPSAFTAVLVKEGDQWLLESSHERDLPSPPSASAALQDLAWMVGDWRDDSDLVDGRSTVRWSANESFLIRSYRLDFADGELFEGTQVIGWDPRDKSYRTWTFNSDGSFGDGDISLNGSDVTIKLSQVTGDGGVSNSTMVLSRVDDNHFQVRKIGQTLDGAPLPASPAIDVLRVPSDAAVSQTTGEAK; this comes from the coding sequence ATGAAGAAGCTGTTCCTGGCCGCCCTGCTGGCGGCCGTCGGGGCCCCTGCGGCCTCGGCCCAGACGACCGACTCACCGATCAAGCAACGGATCGGCGCTTACCTCGACGCCTTCAACTCGGGTGACGCCGCCGCCGTCGCCGCCTTCTGGGCGGAGGACGCCGTCTCGCTCAACGAAGAGACCGGCGAACGGCTGACCGGCCGCGCCGCGCTGCTCGAAGACTTCAAGGCATTCTTCGCCGACAACCCGGGTGCGAAGCTGACCGGCCAGGTCGATCACGTCCGCAAGGTGACGGACAACGTCGCCATCGCGGAGGGGGTCGCCACGGTCTACCTCCCCGACGCCGACCCGGCCCCCTCGGCCTTCACCGCGGTGCTGGTCAAGGAAGGCGATCAGTGGCTGCTGGAGAGCTCGCACGAACGCGACCTGCCGTCGCCCCCCTCCGCGAGCGCCGCCCTGCAGGACCTCGCCTGGATGGTCGGTGACTGGCGTGACGACTCGGATCTGGTCGACGGTCGCTCAACCGTCCGTTGGTCGGCCAACGAGTCGTTCTTGATCCGCTCGTACCGCCTCGACTTCGCCGACGGCGAGCTATTCGAGGGGACCCAGGTCATCGGCTGGGACCCGCGCGACAAGAGCTACCGCACGTGGACCTTCAACTCGGATGGCTCGTTCGGCGATGGTGACATCTCCCTGAACGGAAGCGACGTGACGATCAAGCTGTCGCAGGTCACCGGCGACGGCGGCGTGTCGAACTCGACGATGGTCCTCTCGCGTGTGGACGACAACCACTTCCAAGTCCGCAAGATCGGCCAAACGCTCGACGGCGCCCCGCTGCCCGCCTCGCCCGCGATCGACGTGCTCCGCGTCCCCAGCGACGCGGCGGTCTCTCAAACGACCGGGGAGGCCAAATGA